The Oncorhynchus kisutch isolate 150728-3 linkage group LG14, Okis_V2, whole genome shotgun sequence genomic sequence ATATGCAGGAGAACGTGCGAGGTAGCCTGTTGGGTCTTTCTGTACGGTGTCATGTTGACGGATCAGAGGTGCCATAGTGGTCCTTATCCAAAGTTTGTGTAAGAGAGACACCTTAGCATGGGTGTATACAACTATACAAGTGTGTCGTGGAGAGCCAGTCAGAAACAACAGTTCTGTAATAGGCTTCATGTACTACTGAGATCAACAGAGGTAAAGAACATAAGAACATTTGTATAACATATGTGGCTAAAGTATGTGCTCTAAAACAGAGACGTGTATTGTGTAATCCAGAGATCATACACAGTGTGAcagtagtgtattatagtggaggGAGTGCTGGACAGAAAGGCAGAGCTGGAGGGCTGAAGAAAAACATGTCTGCCCTCGGGGGAGGAGGGATGAGTCAGCCTTAATTAATGGGGCCTGTCTAACACACTGTCTAAGACGGCACAGCACCGCACCAAGGACACTCAGGAAGAAGGAGGCTCAGCCGCCTGTCTATGATGCGATGTGTGTGTTTAACTATGCTAATAACATGCTTGGAGCATTTTGTTGAGACCAAACTAGGTTCTCTGTTTTCATGTAAAATTCCATTGTATAACAATTCAAATGAGTTACTTTTTCAGGAAACACTACACGGTAATAAGATATTTAGTCGGGGCACCAAGTTCAAGTTGACAACGACAGAGCTAAGGAAGGGAAACTATGTGAAAAGGGAACTGTGTTGGTTTCAAGCAGGGAGAAACTGTACAGGGAACAATGCAAGGCGTCAAAGACAACTCTTGAGGTTAAAGATGCAATTACCCACTAAATCCTCCAGGAATTCAAGCTATGGGAAATGCTGTGTTTTCCAGGCCTCCACTTAGTCTTAGCCCTGGATTAAATCAAATCGAGCGTTAACCAGCTTTGGCCGACTTCCGCATAGCAGATGTTTTGGCGgtgttggaggtgtaactgtggtaTGAGCTGACATATTGGTGAACGGCTGCTCTTGTGTGTCACAAACCACTCCCTTCCTTATTATCCCTACAGAGTTAGAAATTCTAAACGGAGCTAGAAAGTTTAGGCTATATCAATGTTAGAAATAATCACTCTGAAATGTCAAATGTTTTCATGTTCATTTGGATAGGTGAATTTATGAGACTTATCAGTCTAATTAGAGGTTTGAACTTGTAACATGGCTGCATGAACTTCTAACGCAGCTGCATGGGATCTGTGCGGTTTGGATTCGTTGAATTTAATGGCAGTGTCCGCAATAAGGTAAAGTAACGACCCGCTTGTGGATTTAACAGTTCTAATGCAGTTCCACCTCGGACACCACCAAAACAACACTATGCAGCACGTAGCTCTCTCTTGCTGCTCCTCCACCAAAGGATTGTCTGTGGGAATCCATAATGATTATTCATGATGAAAATGACGAATGTCCCTAGATAACAAACTGTAGAGCCAATCAAAAACAAAGAAGGTTTGAATAATGACAACCACCTGAATAAGATTAAAGCCTGAGTGTGAAATAACAGGGCCGGATTGAGCAGGAAAATAGTAGACACAACATTCCTTTCCCAACAATGGTGGTCTTGCCAGCATTCTGCAGACTGTGCATGGAATAGTTACCCTCCACTATGTTTATATGGTAGCTGCGGTACGTTAATCACCACCCTCTAAGTAATGCATGTTTCAGCAAAGTGCTCAGAGAAAGGCATTGTGGGAAGTCCTGGATGATCCTTATGGATAGATAAAGAAGTATGGACGATGTACACTCAGTCCCCGGAGGCTATCCCAAGTGAACGTGGACATTCTTGTGTGTCAATTAAGGCATGTTAGACTGCAGaggtatgtgtttttgtacagtGGAAAGCTGTCTTCCACAAAACATAACTGCAGGCCAAAATTGTGTGGTTGCAATCATGAAGATTGACACAAAGGGTACTGTTAAACAACCAATGGTGTAATAGTTTTGGAGGGAACTAATTAACAGTAATATGAGGGAAGTGAACGGAACTCAGAGGCAAAGATAAAATATGAAAATACTCAGTGATAAACTCTTAAATCAAATCTATACAGGCTGTCATTAGTCAAGATGGCAGCCCATACAGACTCCCTTGGTAAAAGTGATGACATTGACTGTGTCCTGTTGTCTTTCTCAGAGCACATGGAGCCAGTTCATCCGGGCGAGCCTCAGACGAAGAACGGCGAGGCCATCCCACTGCGCTTTCTCTTCAACCTCAGCAACATCCCAGAGGACGAGCTGCTCTCATCGGCCGAGCTGCGTCTGTTCCGGCAGCAGATCGACGAGGCCATTACGGAAAGCGAGGGGGACAAGAATCAGCTCCACCGGATAAACGTGTACGAGGTGCTGAAGCCCCCGCGGGCCGGACAGCTAATCACGCGGCTTTTAGACACACGGCTGGTGCGCCATAACGCCTCGCGCTGGGAGAGCTTTGACGTGAGCCCCGCCGTACTGCGCTGGACACGGGAGCGCCTGCCCAACTATGGGCTGGCCGTGGAGGTCCAGCACCTCAACCAGACACCACGCCACCAGGGCCGCCACCTGCGCATCAGCCGCTCGCTGCACCAGGAGCCCggggaggactgggagcagctacgCCCCCTGTTGGTCACCTTCGGCCATGACGGCAAGGGCCACCCGTTGACGCGTCGGGCCAAGCGTAGCCCAAAGCAGCGGGGGCGTAAGCGTAACCGCAACTGTCGCCGTCACGCTCTCTACGTGGACTTCAGCGATGTGGGCTGGAATGACTGGATAGTGGCGCCCCCAGGGTACCAGGCATACTACTGCCATGGGGAATGCCCCTTCCCCCTGGCAGACCACCTGAACTCTACCAACCATGCCATCGTTCAGACGTTGGTGAACTCGGTGAACACCAACATTCCCAAAGCCTGCTGCGTGCCCACGGAGCTCAGTGCCATCTCCATGCTCTACCTGGACGAACACGACAAGGTGGTCCTAAAAAACTACCAGGAAATGGTTGTGGAAGGGTGCGGCTGCCGCTAACACTGACCATGGGCAACTTGAGGCAGGCCGCACGGACGCTATGAAAATTCTTAAGGCCCCACCTTACTCCCAAAATCTTCACTTGGACCCTTATTTATAACTTTTCTGTTGAGACGTATGTttgtcattttttttctctcttgacaatatgatcatatattttgacaatatatatatatatatatttatatctacATATAAAAAACAAGTGAGTCCTTATTTTAAACATAAATAAAAAGCTGTACAACTTTTCATAATGTATATTAGATTGTATAAGGGTTTTTTAAATgagaaaatagtttttaaaaaatctaaaaagTAAAGTTTATTTACTGGTAATATTTATTGCTTTGATATTATACacatacaaaaataaaaacaaattgcCTTCCAATATTACATTGTAGCCGATCACAAGAAACACCAATTGTGTACTTAAATTAAAGCACTGTGTGAAATGATCACTTAGCTGATTTGTTATGAAACAGTTGAAGTATCAGAAATGTACATTGATTTTAATGAACCTTTATACATTGATCTTTAAACCAGTTATTTTATTAGATAGGTCCCTTGAGTTGGAATCAGTTTTTTATTCTTGTGAAAAAATCTGATAACATGGGTTGTGAAAAATGAAACTTTGACAGAAAAGGTCAACATGACTGTTTTATATGAATTTGGATTGAACACATCTGCATCTGATACTTAGCCCGATGGCTATTTGAAAAGTCCTCAAGTAATTGTTGCAATTCATGATAACAGAGGAATATTTCTCATGCTCTGTTGCTTCCAAATAAAACAATGTTCGGTTTCATATCAGGCATCATCCAGCTTAGAGTGATTCACGCTTGAGTAACGGACttacactatatacagtgccttcggaaagtattcagaccccttgactttccacattttgttactttacagccttattctaaaatggattttaaaaaagaaaaaagaatccTCAGCAGTCTATACACAATAACCcagaaagacaaagcgaaaacaggtttagacaatTTGGCAAATttactaaaaataaaaaacagaaataacttatttacataagtattcagacccttaactatgagactcaaaattgagctctggtgcatcctgtttccattgatcagccttgagatgtttcttcaaaacgattgtagtccacctgtggtacattcaattgactggacatgatttggaaaggcacaaccTGTCCATATAATAAAGTCCCACtcttgacagtacatgtcagagcaaaaactaagccatgaggtcgaaggaattgtccgtagtgaCCCTGAGATagaattgtgtcgaggtacagatcaggggaagagtaccaaaacatgtctgcagcattgaaggtttggaaccaccaagactcttcctagagctggcttccctgccaaactgagcagtcaggGGAGAAGGTtcttggccagggaggtgaccaagaacccaatggtcactctgacagagctctagagttcctctgtggagatgggagaacctttcagaaggacaaccatctctgcatcactccaccaatcaggcatttatggtagagtggccagacagaagctactcctcagtaaaaggcatatgacagcccacttggagtttgccaaaaagcacctaaagactcaagcatcacatttggaggaaaccttgcatcatccctacggtgaagcatggtggtggtagcaaaAATTtatataaatgagcaaaaatgtcaaaaaatatgtttttgctttgtcattatgggttttgtgtgttgattgatgagaagGAAAAACACAATTTGAtcttttttagaataaggctgtaacgtaacaaaatgtggaaaatgtcaagcaGTCTGAATACTTTTAGAAGGCACTGTCTACAAAGGTATGTATCAAATTAGTGAATttggatatttcagccacacctgttcctgacaggtgtataaaatcgagcacacagccatgcaatctccatagacaaacattggcagtagaatggccttactgaagatctcAATGACTTACACAGTGGCATGTtaaaggatgccacctttccaacagttTTACTTTCACGTTTTGAAAGATGATCACTTTTTACAGTTTATCAGGAGAACACATATGCCTATTCATTGGGTACTTGGGGATAGGCTAACATGTGGTGGTTAGACACTCACTAATCCAATTGCCATATGGGCGGATAGTTGAAATTGATTGTTGGAGACACTTGAGGAGTGATCCTATTGTTTATGATGGTTTAGCATTGGGGCACGACTGAACAACTCGTCATGGTGACACCCTTCCTCTGAAGATTCAAAGGTTAGACCGTCTGTCTCCTGCCTTTATCTTTGGCGGCTCATCCAGACAGAATAAAGACGCCTGTCTCCAACCTGTGCTCCATTATACAATAGACTTTTACATCACTTATTTAATCAGACGACTGCGCTAAATTATATGAGAGCGTTTGGAGAGAGGAGTCCTCTGAACTTTTCAGGACATTACACTGTAGCATTTCCCCACGCCCTTGCATTAGTTTAGAATAGTGGACATGTGATAAGATAAATATATATGGCTTTTTTGGAAAAAATATTTTGGCTTCACCTTGGAAATATTTTAGGCCTGCGTGGTTGGAGAGAGTAGAAATAATCAACTTTTTAAATGTAGAACAGGCGCAGAAAAAGCCATGTCTCCTATCCGCGCCAACGGGCATCTCCGCAGGCGTCACCCAGACGTAAACTACCCTATCTGCAACCGGTCAGTCGGTTGTTTCCGAAAGGTTTGACAAAAAAAGTGATCTTCAATTAACCTTCCAATTTCCAAATTATCACCAATATGTAGCGTTGGATTTGGTTTTCTATGCGCCTATATTTTTGGTCAACACAATTATAATTAATTCATAGGTTGGTGGGTGGAATGATGTGGTATACTTGTCTATATTGCAGACAATTGAACGTTTTGTTTGTGTTATTTAGTCTTTCCATCTTAGATCATGATTTCTGCTCACCTAAGAGAAGTTACCACAGCTAGCCTCAGGATCCCAAAACGGCTGTCAGGTTTCCCTTTGATGCCCACATATCAGGCGTAGCCTTGTCAAAAAAAGTGGGGGGTTGGTTAGAGAATACATTCATTTTGAAGAGGCTGAAGGCAGGGAGAAGGGAGTTATTCTATCCAGCGGTTTAACAGTGCAATTACACACATTTGAATTGATCTCCCGAGTTTAGATAATTACCATAACTCGCTGATGTTATCTGCCCGATTGACCTTCCACAAAGACGACGCGTGTTTATTAAAATGCCCGGAAAGTAGAGCAAAGTTTATGCAATTTTAGCACTCCCAATGAGCCAGTAGGCAATAGCAATGACTGGGCTATAGCCTACCATTAGAAACCAGTGTAGGACTTTAAAAGTCTGAGCTGGGGAGGGGGTATTGGAATATTGGGGAATTATGTTAAGGTTACGCATCAGTTGTAATGGTTGCGCATGCTTTCTAATGCAGACAATAGATCAATTTCGACCATATTTGGCTTGGAGTTACAGAATTAATATTTATCTTAGTGCTGACTCTGAGCCAGTGTCACGCGAGAGGCCATTCTTACGCATTATGCGCAGAGTCTGTTGACAAGGGGGAACAAATTGACTTGGAGACATCTTCAACAAGCTTTTCATTCGGACGTTTTGCAGTAAAAGCTTCACGTTTATAGACAATAAACCATCTCACTTTGCTTGGCCTTGTTAGCATCTCTATAAATCAGGGATTCACAGGTAGACATTTTGTCAACACAGACCAGTGAGCAAAATAATGTGAAATTAAATTAGGGTAATTTCGGTGAaagatacaaatatatatattttcccacTCATGCCAGCTTTTTCCAAAGTTATTAAATTGTAGTGATCATGTTCAACATGTTCAGCTCTACAGAAAAACATTACACTTCAACTTCAATaacattctctattttggttacaGAAAGGTTTTTCTTGCtatgactgtaatatgtggttgtttatctaccttagttgaatgcactgactgtaagttgctctggataaaaaGTGTTTGCTAAAAGTCCAAAATGTACATGTAAAAGGAACACTTGCAAAGCATGGtgggtattattctaatgagctccaccccaaacaagaccaaatttaGTCGGTCTA encodes the following:
- the LOC109904173 gene encoding bone morphogenetic protein 4 — translated: MIPGNRMLMVILLCQVLLGESNHASLIPEEGKKKATGLQSRTAGQSHELLRDFEATLLHMFGLQRRPRPSRSATVPRYLLDLYRLQSGEAEEAGTHDTAFEYPERSASRANTVRGFHHEEHMEPVHPGEPQTKNGEAIPLRFLFNLSNIPEDELLSSAELRLFRQQIDEAITESEGDKNQLHRINVYEVLKPPRAGQLITRLLDTRLVRHNASRWESFDVSPAVLRWTRERLPNYGLAVEVQHLNQTPRHQGRHLRISRSLHQEPGEDWEQLRPLLVTFGHDGKGHPLTRRAKRSPKQRGRKRNRNCRRHALYVDFSDVGWNDWIVAPPGYQAYYCHGECPFPLADHLNSTNHAIVQTLVNSVNTNIPKACCVPTELSAISMLYLDEHDKVVLKNYQEMVVEGCGCR